GCCTGAGAAAAGGAGTGGAACAGTTTTTTCATCTGCTCGGGGGTCATGCCGATGCCGGTATCCGTGACGCTGAATTCGATTTTCGCCTTGCCGTTGACCGCCCCCGCCAGCCTGGAGCGCACGACGATCTCCCCCTTTTCGGTGAACTTGACGGCGTTGCTGCAGAGGTTCACCAGCACCTGGTTGAGGCGCAGGGGGTCGCCGACCAGGCGGTTGGGAATGTCGGCCCCGGTGTCAAAGATGAGCTCCAGGCCTTTCTCCTGGGCCTTGACGCCCACGACCGTGGAGAGGTTTGCCAGCACTTCGTCGAGCTGAAAGGGCACGCGCTCCATGTCCAGCTTGCCCGCCTCGATCTTGGAGAAGTCGAGTATGTCGTTGATGATCTGGAGCAGGTTGTGGGCCGCGCGGTCGATCTTCCCCAGGTAGTCCCGCTGTCGCGGATCGAGGCCGGTCTTCATCGCCAGGTGCGTCATGCCGATGATGGCGTTCATCGGCGTCCGGATCTCGTGGGACATGTTGGCCAGGAACTCGCTCTTCATGCGGTTGGCCTCCTCGGCGGCCTCCTTCGCCTCCGTGAGGGCCTTCTCGGCGCGCCTGCGCTCGGTGATGTCGCGGGAGAGGCATAAGAATTCGGTGCCCGCGCCTGGGATCTCCACGGTCTTGGTCAGCACACCCAGCCACATGAGATCGCCGCCCTTCAGGTTGATCGGGAATTCGTAGTAGGTCTGCGGGATCTTCCTGACCGCCATGTCCAGGTAAAAATCCTTTGCCGCCTGCCGGTGTTCCGCGTCGATGATGTCCCAGAAATGATGCTTTTTCACGTCGTTGGCCGAAAAGCCGAGTATCCTTTCGGCCGCGGGATTGAGAAACGTGTAATAGCCCCTGTAGTCGACCCGGTAGATGAAGTCGGAGGCGTTCTCCACGATCTGGCGGAATTTCTCCTCGCTCTCCAGCAGGGCCGTTTCCGCTTTTCGCCGGTCTGAGATGTCGCGGGAAGCGCCGAGGAAGCCGATCAGGCGGCCGGCATCATCCCGCATTGTTTTAATGTTGACCTCGACCCATAATGTGGAGCCGTCTTTCCGGTACTGCAGGATGTCCCTGCGCAATGCGGGGTTGTCTCCCTTCTCGATGGCCGGCAGCAGGCGCGTATATTCGCCGATTATCACGTTCAGCGATTCCGGCGTCATGCAGTCCTGAAGGCTTTCCTGCAGCGCCTCCTCCACGGTCAAGCCGCGCAATTTCGTGATGGAAGGACTCATGTAGGTGAATTTCAGATTGGCGTCCGTGGTCCAGATCACGTCGTCGCTGTTTTCGGCCAGGAGCCGGTACTTCGCCTCTCCTTCGCGAAGGGCCTCTTCAGCCCGCTTTCGCTCCGAGATGTCGCGGGTGACTCCGAGGTAGCCGATGAGGCGCCCCCCGGCGTCCCGCATGGTCTGGATCGACGCCTCCACCCAAACGGTGGATCCGTCCTTGCGGCATTCTTCGAGGTCTATGCGAAGGGTTGGGTTTTCCCCCCTCTCGACCGCGGGGAGCATGCGCGTATACTCGGCGATGATCCTGTTCAACGAGTCGGGCGTCATGACCTGATCCAGGGTCTCATTCATGGTCTCCTCGGGGGTCAGGCCGCGCAGTTTCATGTTGGAGGGACTTACATAATTGAATTTCAGATTGGCGTCCGTGGTCCAGATCACGTCATCGCTGTTCTCGGCCAGGAGCCGGTACTTCGCCTCGCTCTCGCGGAGGGCTCTTTCCTTGGCCGAGAGCTCTTCAACCGTGGCCATAAGCTCCTCATTGGCCGCCTCGAATTCCTCGTTTGACGCCACGAGCTCTTCGTTTATGGTTTGCAGATTCTCATCCTGCCTTTTTATGGTGGTGGTTTGCATGAAACTCTTCCTGTATCCCAGGAACATCATCCGGGAGAAAACCCATGCCATTGAGATCATTATCAGAATATTGATCTTCAAACCCTCTATTAACATGGCATCTATTTGAGTATAATCCAGCATGATGATAAAGGCCAGATAAGAAAGTGAATACATGACAAGGCTTTCCCGGTGGCCCATGATTATCAGGGCCCCCAGGCCAAATGCGATAATCACATGGGCTATTATCTGCTTGGCGATGGGGAATGCCAGCAGCGTGGTCGAAACGCCCACCAGGAGCATGACGAACACAAATATAATAACCGTGAAGCGGTGCAGGAGCGTGATCTCTTGAGCGGTCCGGGGCGGCTTGAAATAAATCGGGACAAGCATCATTATTAGAAAGACGGCGGTAGCGATATGAATATAGAAGACCACTATTACGGTGCCGGAGGACAGGATCTTATCCCAGATCAATAATCGGTCAAAGGCAACCAGTGAAACATAGACCAGGAGGAGGATGGGGATCAGGATCCTGAGGCGGTTGAAATTTGTAAAACTGACATCCATGACGAAGGCGCGCCGCGTCTCGGCATTCATGCCATGGGACCGGTATAGTGATCTGAGTTTGTCGAAAATCATTGCCGCCTCTGCAGTGCTAGTGTGGTATTGCTTCCCGCCGCTATCTACCTTTTCCGCCTTCGGGTGTTATTCCAGCGATTTTTTCAATTCCGCGTCAGCGTCGAGGTGCTGCTGGGCGATCCGCCTGAACTCCTCATTAAGCTCTATGAACGCGTCTACAACAACGGGATCGAAGTGGCTCCCTTTGCTTTCGTTTATGATCTGGATCGCCTTCTCGTGGGGCATTTCCTTCTTGTATACGCGGCAGGAAATCATGGCGTCGTAGACGTCGGCCAGGGCCATGAGGCGCGCCGCGACCGGGATGTCGGCGCCGGCGAGCCCGTCGGGGTAGCCGCTCCCGTCCCACTTCTCGTGATGATAGAGGATGATCTCCTTGGCGATTCTTAAAAACTCCACGGCCAGGCCGAGGGTATGCTCGGCATGCTCGATCGCTTCCCGGCCGAGGATGGTGTGCTTCTTCATGATCTCGAATTCTTCCGGATCCAGGCGGCCGGGCTTCAGCAGAATCCGATCCGGAATCCCAACCTTTCCGATGTCGTGGAGCGGCGCCGACTTGAACATCATGGTTATGAAGGAATCATTGAGGAATCCCTCGAAGCGGGGATGGGATCTCAGCTTCCCGGCGAGAAGCTGCACGTAGAGCTGGGTCCTTCGGAGGTGGTTGCCGGTGTCGTTGTCGCGGGTCTCGGCCAGGGACGCCAGGGCGAGGATGGTCACCTCCTGCAGCGTCTGCACCTCCGACGTGCGCCGCTCGACTTCCTTCTCGAGAAACAGGTTCTTGTCCCGGAGAAAGTCCGAGGCCATCTTGAGCTTCAGGTGGGTCTCGATCCGGGCCATGACAATGGGAGGGCTGATCGGCTTGGTGATGTAGTCCACGGCCCCCAGCTCGAGGCCCTGCTTCTCGTCCTCGATGGCGGTCTGGCCGGTGAGGAAAATGACGGGAATATCGCGGGTCGCGGGATCGGCCTTGAGGCGGCGGCACACGTCAAAGCCGTCCATCCCGGTCATGAGCACGTCGAGGAGCACCAGGTCCGGCAGGGAATCGCCTGAGCAGATCTGCAGCGCCTTCTCGCCGTTGGTCGCCGCTTTCACCCTGTAGGTCCCGCTCAGGGATGCCGTGAGAATCCGGATTATTTCGGGCGTGTCGTCCACGACCAGGATAGTTTTCTTGTCGTTCATGGGTTTTCCCGTCCTTGATCTGTCATCGCGTCGATTATTGAAAGGGCCCCGTCGAAATCATAACCGGAGAGGGCCTTGTGAATTTCCTCCAAGCGCTCCCTGACCGCCCGGGGCGCCCGCTCAATGATCTTCTCGCAGGCCTCGTGGGAAAAGGCGTCGTTGTCCGCAATGAGGGCCCGCAGCTCCCTGAGCGCGCCGGACCACGCGGCGCCGTCCGGCTCGATCCCGGGATCGCCCGGTTGTCCGGCACCGCTCGAAAGCCATTGCCGGAGACCCTTCATGACGATATCATGATCCGCTTTCAGCGCTTCAAGTATCTCCGTGGTCTCCGATTCGTTCTTCAGCGTGCGCTCCGCGGCGGCGCTCGCGTTGTACAGCTCCCTGGCGCCGAGGTTTCCCGCCACGGACTTGAGGGAATGGGCGGCCCGGGCGGCGGCCTGGCGGTCCCGCGCTTCCAGCGCCATAAACACATCATCCAGCATCCGGCTGTTCCGGGCAAAATGCGCCAGGAGCCTCCGGTAGGCCCCGCGGTTGCCGGCGAGATGGCCGAGGCCTTCGGCGATGTCGATCCCCGGGAGGACGGCCGGCAGTTCCGCCTGCGCGGCCGCTGCGTCTACCGCCGGTTCCCTGTCGGGGATGATATCGAAGGGCTTTGCCGGATCTTGCCTGATGTGTTCCGCAAGGGTGCGGTAAAGCTTTTCCGGGTCCACCGGCTTGGCCACGTGGGACACCATGCCGGCCTCACGGGCCTTTTTCAGGTCCTGCTCCATGGCGTTTGCGGTCATGGCGATGACCGGGATACCGTCGAACTCGCGTTTCGAACGGATGATCCGGGTCGCCTCATACCCGTCCATGACCGGCATCTGCACGTCCATCAGCACGGCGTGGAAATCGGCCGTCATCTTTTCCGTGGCGTCCTTTCCGTCGCCGGCCAGGGTGACGGAGAACCCGGCTCCCTCCAGGAGCTCGATGGCCACCTGCTGGTTCAGATCATTGTCCTCCACCAGGAGTATCCGCGCGCCCCGGATGTTCCTCACTATGTCCGCCGGATCGCCGCCCCTGCGGCTTTGCCGGGGCGCCGGGCTTTCCTCGTCGGCGCGCGGCAGGATGTTCATGAGGGTGTCGATGACGGCGGAGGGGCTCACCGGCTTCAGGAGGAACCCGTCCAGGCCGATGTCGTCGGCGCTCTTCATGAGCCTCTCCGAGCCGTAGGCGGTCACCATGATGATCTTCGGCGCCGGCGCGAGCTTCGGATCGCCCTTGATCCTCCGCCCGGCCTCCAGGCCGTCCATGCCGGGCATGTTCCAGTCCATCAGCACCGCGTCGTACCGCTCCCCGGCGCCCGAGGCCCGTTCCAGCTCGCGCAGCGCCTCTTCGCCGGAGGCGCACGAGGAGACGGCGAACTGAAGCCGCTCCATCATGTCGGTCAGTATCATCCGGGAGCTCTGGGTGTCGTCCACGACAAGGACCTTCATCCCCTGGAGCTCTTTGATCTTCCTTGCCGGTGATATGTCCGGACCTTCCTGCACCTTGAAGAAGGCGTCGAACCTGAAGACGCTCCCAGCGCCGTATTCGCTTTCAACGCGGATGGCGCCGCCCATCATCTCGACGAGGCGCCGCGAGATCGAGAGGCCCAGTCCCGTGCCCCCGTACCGCCTCGTGGTGGAGCTGTCGGCCTGGGAGAAGGACTGGAACAGCTTTTCCATCTGCTCCGGCGTCATGCCGATGCCGGTATCCGAAATGGCGAATTCGATCCTGGCGGCGCCGCCGGCCTTTTCCAGCAGCCGGGACCTGACGACGATCTCGCCCTTTTCCGTGAACTTGACGGCGTTGCTGCAGAGGTTCACCAGCACCTGGTTGAGGCGCAGGGGGTCGCCGATCAGACGGTTGGGAATATCCGCGCCCGTGTCGAAGATCAGCTCGAGGCGCTTCTCCTGGGCCCTGACGCCGATGATCGTGGAGAGGTTCGCCATGACATCGTCAAGATGGAAGGGGATCGATTCCATGTCGAGCTTGCCTGCCTCTATCTTGGAGAAGTCCAGTATGTCGTTGATGATCTGCAGCAGGCTGTGGGCGGCCCGGTCGATTTTCACCAGGTAGTCCCGCTGCCGCGGGTCGAGGTCGGTCTTCATCGCCAGGTGGGACATGCCGATGATGGCGTTCATCGGGGTCCGTATCTCGTGGGACATGTTGGCCAGGAACGCGCTCTTGGATATGTTGGCGGCGTCCGCGGCGTCCTTGGCCTCCTTGAGCGCCGTGATGTCGCGCGCCGTCCCGCGGAACCCGACGATCTCGCCGCGGCTGTTCGTGATCGGATAGGCCGAGGCGGCCGAGTGGGCCGCCTTTCGCCCCTCCCGGGTATACTGCCAGTAGAAATCGCCGGAAGAATTTCCGGTTTTATAGAGGTCGTGGAATATCTGGAACACGCGGGGCGCCTCATCGGGATCCATGAAGTCGCGGAAGTTCACGCCCTCTATCTCATGCTCGTTGTAGCCGAGAAAATTCCTCAGGGCGGGGTTGCAGAAGAGAATGTTTCCCTCCAGGTCGACCTCGTAGTAGCCGCTGTCCATGCTTTCGAGGATGGTCCTGTATTTTTCCTCCGCTTCCCGGAGCGCCAGCTCGGACCGCCTGCGCCCCGTAATGTCCTCGATGGTTCCCTCGACAAAGACCGGCGCGCCCGTCTCGTCGTAAATCATGGTGCCGCTGATGGAGGCGGGAAGGATGGAACCGTCGGAGCGGGCAAAATCCGTCTCGAAACCGGCCACCGGAGCCTCTGAGATTTTCTTCCATAGACGCTCCCTGTCGGCCGGGATCGCGTACAGGGCGGAGAGACCCGCGCTGTTCATGTCGTCGATGGAATTGAACCCGAGCATGCCCAGCAGGGCCCGGTTCGCGGCGAGCACCGTGCCGTCGGTCGAGATCCTGAAAACGCCGATGGGCGAGTTCTCGAAGAGGCGCTGATACTCGATCTCCGAGAGGCGGATCTTTTCGTCCTGCCTCTTGATCGTCTGACGGGCGATGAAATTCTTCCTGTGGCCCCTGTAGATGACCTGGGAAAGGAACCACCCGATCACGATCACCGTTGAGCCGTTGATGTAATGCGTGGACGCCACGCTGGGGTTGTTCTGGGAATAGCCTATGGCTATGAAGAACAGGATCAGCGAAGCGGCATACAGCAAGGTGCGTGAGATCAGCGGCATCAGGACGATGGCCCCCAGGCCGATGGCCATGCTGACAAAGGGAGATATCTGCCCGCTCAGGTGCTGGTCCACCATGGTTGTCAGGATCTGCGTGAGGACGGTGATGACAACGATGGCCATGACGCCGATCCTGTGCCGTACCGTGACGTTGTCGGGGTCGGCGGGCTTTGAAATGAAAATGGAAAGGATGGCCAGTAGGTATACTATGACCGACGCAAGGTGAATATAGAAGAGGTTGAGATACCACTGGTTGCTCCATAATCCCCGGGCCCTGTTGACCAGGTCAAGGGCAAGGAGGATGATAAAAATAACCAGGAGCACCAGGGAGAATATCCTTGAGCGCCTGTAGTTGATAAAGATGATTTCCCTGACAAAGGCCGAGCTGGTGTCGTGGTCAAGCTTTTGCGAGCGAAATGATTCTTTTATCCTATCAAGCATAATTACCCCGCCGCTTGATATCTGGTCCGGATGCGTGAAAGAGATTTGGCGCCATGCCGCATCGGCCGTTGAAATGAAGGGTGTTGCTGGAAATTGAATGACGCCCCCATGACGTTACGCGTTTCATGTTCATCATGTTGCTGCAGTATATTCCAGATGGGGCGGCGATATCCTTCTAAGCTTGGCCGCAGGTTGGAATCTGAAACGCGGATTGCACACGTGGAAGACCGGCTGGCACGGGAAAATTTCAGAAAGTTGAATAAGACTCTATTGTTTTTAAATTGATCGGAATTCAACGGTTGTGTACCCTTTCGTGATCATACCCCTCCCCACAACAACACATCCCGAATTTTCTATTTATTCAAGCGACTCTGTACGAAACGCTTTAAATTAATATGGGCATATCAGTTCGTCAAGTTTAATTTGCCGGTGGGACGTGGCGTAGCAACTCCGGAGGAGCTGGGCTCCTCCGGAAGGGAGGTAGGGTGCGCCGTTTAAGGAAGAGGACGGGATATAGCTCTATTCCTCATTTCTCGGTTGATATACTCCGGTATATCTTTTTATGGCAGGCCGGGGTGAAGGGGCCCGGTCCTTCCTGGCGGTATAGCTTTTCGCGCGGGGCTTCCGGTTTGCCGGGGCCCCTGTTTTTCTGACGGAGGAATTATTCCCCCCGTCCTGGCGCGCGGATGGCCCCCTTTCGATCAAGGGATACGGGTGGCCTTCGACGACCGGGATCTTCCGCGCGATCAATTTCTGTATATCCGCCAGGAACGGTTTTTCTTCCTCATCGCAGAACGACAGGGCGACGCCGC
Above is a genomic segment from Spirochaetota bacterium containing:
- a CDS encoding PAS domain S-box protein; protein product: MIFDKLRSLYRSHGMNAETRRAFVMDVSFTNFNRLRILIPILLLVYVSLVAFDRLLIWDKILSSGTVIVVFYIHIATAVFLIMMLVPIYFKPPRTAQEITLLHRFTVIIFVFVMLLVGVSTTLLAFPIAKQIIAHVIIAFGLGALIIMGHRESLVMYSLSYLAFIIMLDYTQIDAMLIEGLKINILIMISMAWVFSRMMFLGYRKSFMQTTTIKRQDENLQTINEELVASNEEFEAANEELMATVEELSAKERALRESEAKYRLLAENSDDVIWTTDANLKFNYVSPSNMKLRGLTPEETMNETLDQVMTPDSLNRIIAEYTRMLPAVERGENPTLRIDLEECRKDGSTVWVEASIQTMRDAGGRLIGYLGVTRDISERKRAEEALREGEAKYRLLAENSDDVIWTTDANLKFTYMSPSITKLRGLTVEEALQESLQDCMTPESLNVIIGEYTRLLPAIEKGDNPALRRDILQYRKDGSTLWVEVNIKTMRDDAGRLIGFLGASRDISDRRKAETALLESEEKFRQIVENASDFIYRVDYRGYYTFLNPAAERILGFSANDVKKHHFWDIIDAEHRQAAKDFYLDMAVRKIPQTYYEFPINLKGGDLMWLGVLTKTVEIPGAGTEFLCLSRDITERRRAEKALTEAKEAAEEANRMKSEFLANMSHEIRTPMNAIIGMTHLAMKTGLDPRQRDYLGKIDRAAHNLLQIINDILDFSKIEAGKLDMERVPFQLDEVLANLSTVVGVKAQEKGLELIFDTGADIPNRLVGDPLRLNQVLVNLCSNAVKFTEKGEIVVRSRLAGAVNGKAKIEFSVTDTGIGMTPEQMKKLFHSFSQADSSTTRKYGGTGLGLSISRRLVEMMGGSIKVESSFGEGSAFRFDALFQLQKGPEISINERIGELRGMRVLIIDDNQSSRQILMDMMERLAFRVSVCASGKEAISELRQASKAGDDYSLALMDWKMPGMDGLEASRRIRSDPDISKPPRIIMVTAYGSADLMNRAGEAAIDGFLVKPVSPSTIVDTIIRIFHDSGAEESRAAVRDLREDPAEIVQGIRGARILLAEDNDLNQQVAIELLEGAGLSVTLAVDGRDAVEKMRADFHAVLMDVQMPAMDGYEATRIIRSKPEFDGIPVIAMTANAMEQDLEKAREAGMVSHVAKPVDPERLYRTLAEFITPDPAKPFDTKEEPTGGARVTDRAGLPDSLPGIDIDDGLSHLGGNAQAYIRLLLQFPERLGQSAGSIRSCVEKNEMTEAVRLAHSLKSVAGNIGAQELFAFSRDAELALKEGRDPAVALAAMDRALDDIVSGIKSWAAAAGNERRDETAPVGRERLEEMAKELGALLKDDDTAAIGIIDKLDAMRIPALREVLSDLRKEAENYNFESALLRLAKLEKLLENIKED
- a CDS encoding two-component system response regulator → MNDKKTILVVDDTPEIIRILTASLSGTYRVKAATNGEKALQICSGDSLPDLVLLDVLMTGMDGFDVCRRLKADPATRDIPVIFLTGQTAIEDEKQGLELGAVDYITKPISPPIVMARIETHLKLKMASDFLRDKNLFLEKEVERRTSEVQTLQEVTILALASLAETRDNDTGNHLRRTQLYVQLLAGKLRSHPRFEGFLNDSFITMMFKSAPLHDIGKVGIPDRILLKPGRLDPEEFEIMKKHTILGREAIEHAEHTLGLAVEFLRIAKEIILYHHEKWDGSGYPDGLAGADIPVAARLMALADVYDAMISCRVYKKEMPHEKAIQIINESKGSHFDPVVVDAFIELNEEFRRIAQQHLDADAELKKSLE
- a CDS encoding response regulator — encoded protein: MLDRIKESFRSQKLDHDTSSAFVREIIFINYRRSRIFSLVLLVIFIILLALDLVNRARGLWSNQWYLNLFYIHLASVIVYLLAILSIFISKPADPDNVTVRHRIGVMAIVVITVLTQILTTMVDQHLSGQISPFVSMAIGLGAIVLMPLISRTLLYAASLILFFIAIGYSQNNPSVASTHYINGSTVIVIGWFLSQVIYRGHRKNFIARQTIKRQDEKIRLSEIEYQRLFENSPIGVFRISTDGTVLAANRALLGMLGFNSIDDMNSAGLSALYAIPADRERLWKKISEAPVAGFETDFARSDGSILPASISGTMIYDETGAPVFVEGTIEDITGRRRSELALREAEEKYRTILESMDSGYYEVDLEGNILFCNPALRNFLGYNEHEIEGVNFRDFMDPDEAPRVFQIFHDLYKTGNSSGDFYWQYTREGRKAAHSAASAYPITNSRGEIVGFRGTARDITALKEAKDAADAANISKSAFLANMSHEIRTPMNAIIGMSHLAMKTDLDPRQRDYLVKIDRAAHSLLQIINDILDFSKIEAGKLDMESIPFHLDDVMANLSTIIGVRAQEKRLELIFDTGADIPNRLIGDPLRLNQVLVNLCSNAVKFTEKGEIVVRSRLLEKAGGAARIEFAISDTGIGMTPEQMEKLFQSFSQADSSTTRRYGGTGLGLSISRRLVEMMGGAIRVESEYGAGSVFRFDAFFKVQEGPDISPARKIKELQGMKVLVVDDTQSSRMILTDMMERLQFAVSSCASGEEALRELERASGAGERYDAVLMDWNMPGMDGLEAGRRIKGDPKLAPAPKIIMVTAYGSERLMKSADDIGLDGFLLKPVSPSAVIDTLMNILPRADEESPAPRQSRRGGDPADIVRNIRGARILLVEDNDLNQQVAIELLEGAGFSVTLAGDGKDATEKMTADFHAVLMDVQMPVMDGYEATRIIRSKREFDGIPVIAMTANAMEQDLKKAREAGMVSHVAKPVDPEKLYRTLAEHIRQDPAKPFDIIPDREPAVDAAAAQAELPAVLPGIDIAEGLGHLAGNRGAYRRLLAHFARNSRMLDDVFMALEARDRQAAARAAHSLKSVAGNLGARELYNASAAAERTLKNESETTEILEALKADHDIVMKGLRQWLSSGAGQPGDPGIEPDGAAWSGALRELRALIADNDAFSHEACEKIIERAPRAVRERLEEIHKALSGYDFDGALSIIDAMTDQGRENP